The Peribacillus sp. FSL P2-0133 genome has a segment encoding these proteins:
- the sufC gene encoding Fe-S cluster assembly ATPase SufC, translating into MSASTLTVKDLHVSIEGKEILKGVNLEVKGGEIHAIMGPNGTGKSTLSSAIMGHPKYEVTSGSITFDGEDVLEMEVDERARVGLFLAMQYPSEISGVTNADFLRSSINARREEGDEISLMKFIRQMDQKMEFLEMDEDMAQRYLNEGFSGGEKKRNEILQLMMIQPKIAILDEIDSGLDIDALKVVSKGINEMRGEDFGCLIITHYQRLLNYITPDFVHVMMQGRVVKSGGPELAARLEAEGYDWIKQELGIEDETVGEEA; encoded by the coding sequence ATGTCAGCTTCTACATTAACGGTTAAAGATCTTCACGTATCAATTGAAGGTAAAGAGATTTTAAAAGGGGTAAACCTTGAAGTCAAAGGTGGAGAAATCCATGCGATCATGGGACCAAATGGAACTGGTAAATCCACTTTATCATCAGCAATCATGGGTCACCCTAAATATGAGGTGACTAGCGGAAGCATCACATTCGATGGCGAAGATGTATTGGAAATGGAAGTAGACGAGCGCGCTCGTGTCGGTCTATTCCTAGCTATGCAATATCCAAGTGAAATCAGCGGTGTTACAAATGCTGACTTCTTGCGTTCTTCCATTAATGCACGCCGTGAAGAAGGCGATGAGATTTCATTGATGAAATTCATCCGTCAAATGGACCAAAAAATGGAGTTCCTTGAAATGGATGAAGATATGGCGCAACGCTATTTGAATGAAGGATTCTCTGGCGGAGAGAAAAAACGTAACGAGATTCTTCAATTAATGATGATCCAACCTAAAATTGCAATCTTGGATGAGATTGATTCAGGTCTAGATATCGATGCACTTAAAGTCGTTTCAAAAGGAATCAACGAAATGCGCGGAGAAGACTTTGGATGCTTGATCATCACTCACTACCAACGTCTATTAAATTACATCACTCCTGATTTTGTACATGTTATGATGCAAGGACGTGTCGTTAAATCAGGCGGTCCTGAACTTGCTGCCCGCTTGGAAGCGGAAGGTTATGACTGGATTAAACAAGAATTGGGCATTGAAGACGAAACTGTTGGCGAAGAAGCGTAA